A part of Kitasatospora acidiphila genomic DNA contains:
- a CDS encoding RNA-guided endonuclease InsQ/TnpB family protein, translated as MQLRYNYRASPDAAQRRALASAFGCARVVWNDCLRARQEAHAAGLPYVSSAVLSKTYITQARKAPERAWLADVSAVVLQQSLRDLDSAYKNFFDSVTGKRRGPRVAPPRYKSKKDTRQSIRLNANAFCLRGNGTVYVAKVGDIRVKWSRPLPAVPTSLTVVKDAAGRYFMSFVVEAEPQIIEDLNFTGPLDSETGIDLGLAHFAVLSDGRKISAPKFLRRAEKKLKKLQKDLSRKVKGSNNRARARVKVACQHAKVADRRRDWHHKESTKIIRDSQAVYVEDLAVRGLARGRLAKSVHDAGWARFLVMLEYKAARYGRYFARIGRFEPTSQVCSTCGVLDGPKPLCVREWTCMECGAVHDRDVNAARNILAAGRADRLNASWSAGKTGRIPAQRGEAGSHRDGQPTVAGILGL; from the coding sequence ATGCAGTTGCGGTACAACTACCGAGCGTCTCCGGATGCTGCTCAGCGCCGTGCGCTGGCGAGTGCGTTCGGGTGCGCCCGCGTGGTGTGGAACGATTGCCTTCGTGCCCGCCAGGAGGCGCATGCGGCGGGATTGCCCTACGTGTCGTCGGCGGTGCTGTCGAAGACGTACATCACGCAGGCCAGGAAGGCCCCTGAGCGGGCTTGGCTGGCGGATGTGTCGGCCGTGGTGCTGCAGCAGTCCCTGCGGGATCTGGACAGCGCCTACAAGAACTTCTTCGATTCGGTCACGGGTAAGCGTAGAGGGCCGAGGGTCGCGCCGCCCCGGTACAAGTCGAAGAAGGACACTAGGCAGTCGATCAGACTCAACGCCAACGCCTTCTGCCTGCGGGGCAACGGCACGGTCTACGTGGCCAAGGTCGGCGACATCCGTGTGAAGTGGTCGAGGCCACTGCCAGCCGTCCCCACTTCCCTGACCGTGGTCAAGGATGCTGCTGGCCGGTATTTCATGAGCTTCGTCGTAGAGGCCGAGCCGCAGATCATCGAAGACCTCAACTTCACCGGGCCGCTCGACAGCGAGACGGGAATCGATCTCGGCCTGGCGCACTTCGCTGTCCTCTCCGACGGCCGGAAGATCAGCGCTCCAAAGTTCCTGCGACGGGCGGAGAAGAAGCTCAAGAAGCTGCAGAAGGACCTCAGTCGAAAGGTGAAGGGGAGCAACAACCGGGCAAGGGCCCGCGTCAAGGTTGCATGTCAGCACGCCAAGGTGGCCGACCGCCGCCGGGACTGGCACCACAAGGAATCCACGAAGATCATCCGCGACAGCCAAGCGGTATACGTGGAAGACCTCGCGGTGCGCGGCCTCGCGCGCGGGCGGCTCGCCAAGAGCGTGCACGACGCCGGATGGGCACGGTTTCTCGTCATGCTGGAGTACAAGGCCGCCAGATATGGCCGGTACTTCGCCCGCATCGGGCGCTTCGAGCCCACTTCCCAGGTCTGTTCAACCTGCGGCGTTCTGGACGGTCCCAAACCCCTCTGCGTCCGCGAGTGGACGTGCATGGAGTGTGGGGCTGTCCACGATCGCGACGTGAACGCCGCACGCAACATCCTGGCCGCCGGACGGGCGGACAGGCTAAACGCCTCGTGGAGCGCAGGTAAGACCGGGAGGATCCCGGCACAGCGCGGTGAAGCAGGAAGCCACCGAGACGGTCAGCCGACCGTGGCAGGAATCCTCGGGCTCTAG
- a CDS encoding pentapeptide repeat-containing protein: MPLADQPYAHLLKPHPGPLSPDERYDTAHFADLELDRARAGGAGFLECAFSTVTVTQGVLRRARFTECWLEQTRWLSTDLAQSEWQDVTITGSVLAGVTIGGAQLRRLTLRQCKLESVNLRGALLQDVVFEDCRMRDVDFSEARLTGVSFPGSSLEGIRFRQAELVKTDLRGATRLELTDGHRGLRGAVISSAQLIELAPQFAQAFGVEVRDS, from the coding sequence ATGCCGCTCGCCGACCAGCCGTACGCCCACCTGCTCAAGCCGCACCCCGGACCGCTGAGCCCCGACGAGCGGTACGACACCGCGCACTTCGCCGACCTGGAGCTGGACCGGGCCCGGGCGGGCGGCGCCGGCTTCCTGGAGTGCGCCTTCAGCACGGTGACGGTCACCCAGGGCGTGCTGCGCCGCGCCAGGTTCACCGAGTGCTGGCTGGAGCAGACCCGCTGGCTCTCCACCGACCTGGCGCAGAGCGAGTGGCAGGACGTCACGATCACCGGCTCGGTACTGGCCGGAGTCACGATCGGCGGCGCCCAGCTGCGCCGACTGACCCTGCGGCAGTGCAAGTTGGAGTCGGTCAACCTGCGCGGCGCGCTGCTCCAGGACGTGGTCTTCGAGGACTGCCGGATGCGTGACGTGGACTTCTCCGAGGCCCGGCTGACCGGGGTGTCGTTCCCCGGCAGCTCGCTGGAGGGAATCCGGTTCCGGCAGGCCGAGTTGGTGAAGACCGACCTGCGCGGCGCCACCCGGCTGGAGCTGACGGACGGCCATCGCGGGCTGCGCGGCGCGGTCATCTCCTCGGCCCAACTGATCGAGTTGGCCCCGCAGTTCGCCCAGGCCTTCGGAGTCGAGGTGCGCGACAGCTGA
- a CDS encoding phosphocholine-specific phospholipase C: protein MTELSRRTFMAVSASAAAGAAVAGTAGAAGAAPASAAAPAGLTSTGAITDARHIVILMQENRSFDHYFGTLNGVRGFGDRATIQLSGGYSVFNQPNGTARQYPWAFSAGSSEEVSQCNGDLSHAWSDQHAAWNGGKMDSWVSAKRNVRTLGHLRRSDIPFHYALADNWTICDAYHCSVLSATGPNRTYHWSGMIDPAGTAGGPAYDGGSESNLRWQTYAEALQDAGVSWKVYQNASDNFGDNALAYFSQFTSAPAGSPLALQGMGSVPSTTGRTPDDIAAAIKADVLAGTLPQVSWIVADQQSSEHPYATPEDGAHFVHMVMDALNADPDVFNSTILLVNYDENDGFFDHVPPPVAPAGTAGEFYNSTSIGLGFRVPLLAISPWSRGGWVNSQVFDHTSVLRFLEVWTAAIGKPASCVNISAWRRKVCGDLTSVFDFANPVYGMPGLPDTSQTIGLSTCGPLPNPSPVDNALPAQESGTRPARALPYQPNANLDHLEFGSGGVIKVWLAMDNAQGTGASSAHFATYANAYRSGGPWQYTVDPGASTSDFYNCGTNYGNGKYDLTVVGPNRFLRRFVGDATKAGRAAAVAASYAAAPDTGKTAIWFKLTNSGSSAVTFTITATNYRIDGPWTYTVQPGASTSDYFNAVAGANGWYDFTVTVSGDSSWSQRFTGHLETGAPSVSG, encoded by the coding sequence ATGACAGAGCTGAGCCGTAGAACCTTCATGGCCGTCTCGGCGAGCGCGGCGGCCGGCGCCGCCGTGGCCGGCACAGCCGGTGCGGCCGGTGCGGCACCCGCATCCGCTGCCGCGCCTGCCGGGCTCACCAGTACGGGCGCCATCACCGACGCCCGGCACATCGTGATCCTGATGCAGGAGAACCGCAGCTTCGACCACTACTTCGGCACCCTCAACGGGGTGCGCGGTTTCGGTGACCGGGCCACCATCCAACTCAGCGGCGGCTACTCGGTCTTCAACCAGCCCAACGGCACGGCCCGGCAGTACCCGTGGGCGTTCAGCGCGGGCAGCTCCGAGGAGGTCTCGCAGTGCAACGGCGACCTCTCGCACGCCTGGTCCGACCAGCACGCGGCCTGGAACGGCGGCAAGATGGACTCCTGGGTGTCGGCCAAGCGCAATGTGCGCACCCTCGGCCACCTGCGGCGCTCCGACATCCCGTTCCACTACGCGCTGGCCGACAACTGGACGATCTGCGACGCCTACCACTGCTCGGTGCTGTCGGCCACCGGCCCCAACCGCACCTACCACTGGTCCGGCATGATCGACCCGGCCGGCACCGCGGGCGGTCCGGCCTACGACGGCGGCTCGGAGTCCAACCTGCGCTGGCAGACCTACGCCGAGGCGCTGCAGGACGCCGGAGTCAGCTGGAAGGTCTACCAGAACGCGAGCGACAACTTCGGCGACAACGCCCTCGCCTACTTCAGCCAGTTCACCAGCGCCCCGGCGGGCAGCCCACTGGCGCTCCAGGGCATGGGCTCGGTACCGAGCACCACCGGCCGCACCCCCGACGACATCGCCGCCGCGATCAAGGCCGACGTGCTGGCCGGCACCCTGCCGCAGGTCTCCTGGATCGTCGCCGACCAGCAGTCCTCCGAGCACCCCTACGCCACCCCCGAGGACGGCGCGCACTTCGTGCACATGGTGATGGACGCGCTCAACGCGGACCCCGACGTCTTCAACTCCACCATCCTGCTCGTCAACTACGACGAGAACGACGGCTTCTTCGACCACGTGCCGCCGCCGGTGGCGCCGGCCGGCACCGCCGGGGAGTTCTACAACTCCACCAGCATCGGCCTCGGCTTCCGGGTGCCGCTGCTGGCCATCTCGCCCTGGAGTCGCGGCGGTTGGGTCAACTCCCAGGTCTTCGACCACACTTCGGTGCTGCGCTTCCTGGAGGTGTGGACGGCCGCGATCGGCAAGCCGGCGAGTTGCGTCAACATCAGCGCCTGGCGGCGCAAGGTGTGCGGCGACTTGACCAGCGTCTTCGACTTCGCCAACCCGGTGTACGGGATGCCGGGCCTGCCCGACACCTCGCAGACCATCGGCCTGTCCACCTGCGGCCCGCTGCCCAACCCGTCGCCGGTCGACAACGCGCTGCCCGCCCAGGAGAGCGGCACCCGCCCGGCCCGTGCACTGCCCTACCAGCCGAACGCCAACCTCGACCACCTGGAGTTCGGCTCCGGCGGCGTCATCAAGGTCTGGCTGGCGATGGACAACGCCCAGGGCACCGGCGCCAGTTCGGCGCACTTCGCGACCTACGCCAACGCCTACCGCAGCGGCGGCCCCTGGCAGTACACCGTGGACCCCGGCGCGAGCACCAGCGACTTCTACAACTGCGGCACCAACTACGGCAACGGCAAGTACGACCTGACCGTGGTCGGCCCGAACCGCTTCCTGCGCCGGTTCGTCGGCGACGCCACCAAGGCGGGCAGGGCCGCGGCCGTGGCCGCCTCCTACGCCGCCGCCCCCGACACCGGCAAGACGGCGATCTGGTTCAAGCTGACCAACAGCGGCTCCAGCGCGGTGACCTTCACCATCACCGCCACCAACTACCGCATCGACGGCCCCTGGACGTACACCGTGCAGCCGGGTGCCTCGACCAGCGACTACTTCAACGCGGTCGCCGGTGCCAACGGCTGGTACGACTTCACGGTCACCGTGAGCGGCGACAGCAGCTGGTCGCAGCGGTTCACCGGCCACCTGGAGACCGGCGCGCCGAGCGTCAGCGGCTGA
- a CDS encoding MarR family winged helix-turn-helix transcriptional regulator, whose translation MPATPPDDLTQQLVGLFAAVNRRYTRELETAAAAQQLTMQQAKALLAVDQPVRMRAIADQVHAEPSNVTAIIDRLEQRGLVERRPDPADRRVKLVAATEAGHAVAAALRAGRPWGNDPFGLLSPDQREQLRQMLQLVLES comes from the coding sequence ATGCCTGCGACACCCCCGGACGACCTCACCCAGCAGCTCGTCGGCCTGTTCGCCGCCGTCAACCGCCGCTACACCCGGGAGTTGGAGACCGCCGCGGCCGCGCAGCAGCTGACCATGCAGCAGGCCAAGGCGCTGCTGGCGGTCGACCAGCCGGTGCGGATGCGGGCGATCGCCGACCAGGTGCACGCCGAGCCGTCCAATGTGACCGCGATCATCGACCGGCTGGAGCAGCGCGGGCTGGTGGAGCGCCGCCCCGACCCGGCCGACCGCCGGGTCAAGCTGGTCGCCGCCACCGAGGCCGGGCACGCGGTCGCCGCCGCGCTGCGGGCCGGGCGGCCGTGGGGCAACGACCCGTTCGGCCTGCTCAGCCCCGATCAGCGGGAGCAGCTGCGTCAGATGCTGCAACTGGTCCTGGAGAGCTGA
- a CDS encoding SDR family NAD(P)-dependent oxidoreductase, translating into MTAKTVLLTGTSSGIGLAAAVAAAEAGWHVIATMRDTGRAGALRAAAGDRANLEIRQLDVTDPASVAACLAGLDRLDAVVNNAGAGHVGTLELESIDDVRAVMEVNFFGVLQVSKAALPLLRASGGRLVTVTSVGGVVGQPFNEAYCAAKFAVEGFMESLAPVAASQGVAVSVVEPAAVASEFVPNVGLADDAVAEAGPYGPALQTYLATIGNAFTAAQSSRDAAQSIIEVLTAERPPFRVQTSDRARTVVGLKLTDTDGSAVQAVTAGWIA; encoded by the coding sequence ATGACCGCCAAGACCGTGCTGCTGACCGGTACCTCCTCCGGCATCGGGCTGGCCGCCGCCGTGGCCGCCGCCGAGGCCGGCTGGCACGTGATCGCCACCATGCGCGACACCGGCAGGGCAGGAGCGCTGCGGGCGGCCGCCGGCGACCGGGCGAACCTGGAGATCCGGCAGCTGGACGTCACCGACCCGGCCTCGGTCGCGGCCTGCCTGGCCGGCCTCGACCGGCTGGACGCCGTGGTCAACAACGCCGGCGCCGGACACGTCGGGACGCTGGAGCTGGAGAGCATCGACGACGTCCGGGCCGTCATGGAGGTCAACTTCTTCGGGGTGCTGCAGGTCTCCAAGGCGGCGCTGCCGCTGCTGCGGGCCAGTGGCGGCCGGCTGGTCACCGTCACCAGCGTCGGCGGGGTGGTCGGTCAGCCGTTCAACGAGGCCTACTGCGCGGCCAAGTTCGCGGTCGAGGGCTTCATGGAGTCGCTGGCCCCGGTGGCGGCGAGCCAGGGCGTGGCGGTCAGCGTGGTCGAGCCGGCAGCGGTGGCCAGCGAGTTCGTCCCCAATGTCGGCCTGGCCGACGACGCGGTGGCCGAGGCCGGCCCGTACGGCCCCGCGCTTCAGACCTACCTCGCCACCATCGGCAACGCCTTCACCGCTGCCCAGAGCTCGCGCGACGCCGCCCAGTCGATCATCGAGGTGCTCACCGCCGAGCGGCCGCCGTTCCGGGTGCAGACCTCGGATCGGGCCCGCACCGTGGTCGGCCTCAAGCTCACCGACACCGACGGCTCCGCGGTCCAGGCCGTGACCGCCGGCTGGATCGCCTGA
- a CDS encoding Na+/H+ antiporter, producing the protein MGQLSLLFLVLLASVVTVPVGRRTGIPQPVLMTLIGLVFAVVPQIPNIGLEPALILPLVLPPLVFGVARRASLVYFRANLRSVLLLAVALVVITTTAVAGAFHALMPAAPVAAAVAMGALVSPPDPVAAVAVAGSVGLPRRLVAVLESEGLFNDVTAIVIYSLAVEAVVAGDFSVPHALLRFAESAVLAVVIGVALGWLTTKVATLLDDPTLQVALNLLVPFAAYVLAEEAEGSGVLAVVVLGLYLAERAIHADDVSYRLVGTAFWDIVETLITGVAFGLIGLELATVLKDVGAGWHSMLGDAAVVIAVVVGVRLVWLLPAAWLSDRLSHGTEDTPLSWRESVVLWWSGMRGVATVALALAVPLTVHGGAPFPGRSRIVFVAFCVVLFTLVVQGMTLPWLVWRLGIDPHLDRREQEQRELWWRASKAALERLHELADQDKLPGEIVEKLRERQHDRMARLCPEQYEQEEAEEAHERAGVLRKFRALEQDLLAASRREIVQARSEPGADPELVDEVLRGLDLRSERN; encoded by the coding sequence GTGGGCCAGCTCTCGCTGCTGTTTCTGGTGCTGCTCGCCTCGGTGGTCACCGTGCCGGTGGGGCGGCGGACCGGCATCCCGCAGCCGGTGCTGATGACCCTGATCGGGCTGGTCTTCGCGGTGGTGCCGCAGATCCCGAACATCGGGCTGGAGCCGGCGCTGATCCTCCCCCTGGTGCTGCCGCCCCTGGTCTTCGGTGTCGCCCGGCGGGCCTCGCTGGTCTACTTCCGGGCCAATCTGCGCTCCGTCCTGCTGCTCGCCGTCGCCCTGGTGGTGATCACCACCACCGCCGTGGCGGGCGCCTTCCACGCGCTGATGCCGGCCGCGCCGGTGGCCGCCGCGGTGGCGATGGGCGCGCTGGTCTCGCCGCCCGACCCGGTGGCCGCGGTCGCGGTGGCCGGCAGCGTCGGACTGCCCCGGCGGCTGGTCGCGGTGCTGGAGAGCGAGGGCCTGTTCAACGACGTCACCGCGATCGTGATCTACTCGCTGGCCGTCGAGGCCGTGGTGGCGGGCGACTTCTCGGTGCCGCACGCGCTGCTGCGGTTCGCCGAGTCCGCGGTGCTGGCGGTGGTGATCGGGGTGGCGCTCGGCTGGCTGACCACCAAGGTGGCGACCCTGCTGGACGACCCGACCCTGCAGGTGGCACTCAACCTGCTGGTGCCGTTCGCCGCCTATGTGCTCGCCGAGGAGGCCGAGGGCTCGGGGGTGCTCGCCGTGGTGGTGCTCGGCCTCTACCTCGCCGAACGGGCGATCCACGCCGACGACGTCTCCTACCGGCTGGTCGGCACCGCCTTCTGGGACATCGTGGAGACCCTGATCACCGGGGTGGCCTTCGGGCTGATCGGGCTGGAACTGGCCACCGTGCTCAAGGACGTCGGGGCCGGCTGGCACAGCATGCTGGGGGACGCGGCGGTGGTGATCGCCGTGGTGGTGGGGGTGCGGCTGGTCTGGCTGCTGCCGGCCGCCTGGCTCTCCGACCGGCTGAGCCACGGCACCGAGGACACCCCGCTCAGCTGGCGGGAGAGCGTGGTGCTCTGGTGGTCCGGGATGCGCGGGGTGGCGACGGTCGCGCTGGCGCTGGCCGTCCCGCTCACCGTGCACGGTGGCGCGCCGTTCCCCGGGCGGTCCCGGATCGTCTTCGTCGCCTTCTGCGTGGTGCTGTTCACCCTGGTCGTGCAGGGGATGACGCTGCCCTGGCTGGTCTGGCGGCTCGGCATCGACCCGCACCTGGACCGGCGCGAGCAGGAGCAGCGGGAGCTGTGGTGGCGGGCCAGCAAGGCGGCCCTGGAGCGGCTGCACGAGCTGGCCGACCAGGACAAGTTGCCCGGTGAAATCGTGGAGAAGCTCCGGGAACGCCAGCATGACCGGATGGCCCGGCTCTGCCCCGAGCAGTACGAGCAGGAGGAGGCCGAGGAGGCCCACGAGCGAGCCGGGGTGCTGCGCAAGTTCCGGGCCCTGGAACAGGACTTGCTGGCCGCGTCCCGGCGGGAGATCGTGCAGGCGCGCAGCGAGCCGGGCGCGGATCCGGAACTGGTCGACGAGGTACTGCGTGGACTGGACCTCCGGTCGGAGCGGAACTGA
- the pgi gene encoding glucose-6-phosphate isomerase, with protein sequence MPQTPAGPSAPQKCAQQWAALAEHREKLGDLHLRELFAADPQRGSRYTLQVGDLYLDYSKHLVTDETLELLRSLAEAADVAGLRDAMFRGEKINVTEDRAVLHTALRAPRGAVIEVDGVNVVPEVHAVLDKMAGFADRVRSGAWTGHTGKRIRNIVNIGIGGSDLGPAMAYEALRSYTQRDLTVRFVSNVDGADLHEAVRDLDAAETLFIVASKTFTTIETITNATSARDWLLGRLGAGQEAVAKHFVALSTNAEGVADFGIDVENMFEFWDWVGGRYSYDSAIGLSLMIAIGPDRFQEMLDGFRLVDEHFRTAPLEQNVPFLLGLLGLWYGQFFDAQAHAVLPYSHYLSKFTAYLQQLDMESNGKSVQRDGNPVGWTTGPVVWGTPGTNGQHAYYQLLHQGTKTIPADLIGFAKPVGDLAPGLVAQHDLLMANLFAQAQAFAFGKTADEVRAEGVAEFQVPHRTFRGNHPTTMVLAEELTPSVLGQLVALYEHKVFVQGAIWNIDSFDQWGVELGKVLAKKIEPVLLTGEGGDHLDSSSATLVAKYRALRGR encoded by the coding sequence ATGCCGCAGACCCCCGCCGGCCCGAGCGCCCCGCAGAAGTGCGCCCAGCAGTGGGCCGCCCTCGCGGAGCACCGCGAGAAGCTGGGTGACCTGCACCTGCGCGAGCTGTTCGCCGCGGACCCGCAGCGCGGCAGCCGCTACACGCTGCAGGTCGGGGACCTGTATCTGGACTATTCCAAGCACCTGGTGACGGACGAGACCCTCGAGCTGCTGCGCTCGCTCGCCGAGGCCGCCGACGTGGCCGGCCTGCGGGACGCCATGTTCCGCGGCGAGAAGATCAACGTCACCGAGGACCGCGCCGTGCTGCACACCGCGCTGCGGGCTCCGCGCGGGGCCGTGATCGAGGTGGACGGCGTCAATGTGGTGCCCGAGGTGCACGCCGTTCTGGACAAGATGGCCGGCTTCGCCGACCGGGTGCGCAGCGGCGCCTGGACCGGACACACCGGCAAGCGGATCAGGAACATCGTCAACATCGGCATCGGCGGCTCCGACCTGGGCCCGGCGATGGCCTACGAGGCGCTGCGCTCCTACACCCAGCGCGACCTGACCGTGCGCTTCGTCTCCAACGTGGACGGCGCCGACCTGCACGAGGCGGTCCGCGACCTGGACGCCGCCGAGACGCTGTTCATCGTCGCCTCCAAGACCTTCACCACGATCGAGACGATCACCAACGCCACCTCGGCCCGCGACTGGCTGCTGGGCCGGCTCGGCGCCGGCCAGGAGGCGGTGGCCAAGCACTTCGTGGCGCTGTCCACCAACGCCGAGGGCGTGGCCGACTTCGGCATCGACGTCGAGAACATGTTCGAGTTCTGGGACTGGGTCGGCGGCCGCTACTCCTACGACTCGGCGATCGGCCTGTCGCTGATGATCGCCATCGGCCCGGACCGGTTCCAGGAGATGCTGGACGGCTTCCGACTGGTGGACGAGCACTTCCGCACCGCCCCGCTGGAGCAGAACGTGCCGTTCCTGCTCGGCCTGCTGGGCCTGTGGTACGGCCAGTTCTTCGACGCCCAGGCGCACGCGGTGCTGCCCTACTCGCACTACCTGTCCAAGTTCACCGCCTACCTGCAGCAGCTGGACATGGAGTCCAACGGCAAGTCGGTGCAGCGCGACGGCAACCCGGTCGGCTGGACCACCGGCCCGGTGGTCTGGGGCACCCCGGGCACCAACGGCCAGCACGCCTACTACCAGCTGCTGCACCAGGGCACCAAGACGATCCCGGCCGACCTGATCGGCTTCGCCAAGCCGGTCGGCGACCTGGCCCCTGGCCTGGTCGCCCAGCACGACCTGCTGATGGCCAACCTCTTCGCCCAGGCGCAGGCCTTCGCCTTCGGCAAGACCGCCGACGAGGTCCGGGCCGAGGGCGTGGCCGAGTTCCAGGTGCCGCACCGCACCTTCCGCGGCAACCACCCGACCACCATGGTGCTCGCCGAGGAGCTCACCCCGTCGGTGCTCGGCCAGCTGGTCGCGCTCTACGAGCACAAGGTCTTCGTGCAGGGCGCGATCTGGAACATCGACTCCTTCGACCAGTGGGGCGTGGAGCTCGGCAAGGTGCTGGCCAAGAAGATCGAGCCGGTGCTGCTGACCGGCGAGGGCGGCGACCACCTGGACAGCTCCAGCGCGACCCTGGTCGCCAAGTACCGCGCGCTGCGCGGGCGCTGA
- a CDS encoding bifunctional DNA primase/polymerase, with protein sequence MDIWTNQSVACLTRAGEAWLASASEYPRSMRALWEARPWAPAVLPCGRAFDVISMPALFGRRVLDELWASGPGCGPVAGFRGRTLLFAQPGAAPRLRTLLAWEEWARDVPPLLCHGLGDAVTVPPVRRAVDQPEPGPTDSRWIVAPDSGEPWLPGAGVLLWACVRAARGTEPARATRPAEPHSHAVEPRGLGTRLPEPTGTREPLAPRPGLLRPLSPA encoded by the coding sequence GTGGACATCTGGACCAACCAATCCGTGGCGTGTCTGACCCGGGCCGGAGAGGCCTGGCTGGCCTCGGCCAGCGAATACCCGCGCAGCATGCGGGCCCTCTGGGAGGCCCGGCCGTGGGCCCCGGCCGTGCTGCCCTGCGGGCGGGCCTTCGACGTGATCAGCATGCCGGCGCTGTTCGGCCGCCGGGTGCTGGACGAGCTGTGGGCCTCCGGGCCGGGCTGCGGCCCGGTGGCGGGCTTCCGGGGTCGCACCCTGCTGTTCGCCCAGCCGGGCGCCGCACCCCGGCTGCGCACCCTGCTCGCCTGGGAGGAGTGGGCGCGGGACGTGCCGCCGCTGCTCTGCCACGGGCTGGGGGACGCGGTCACCGTGCCGCCGGTGCGCCGGGCGGTGGACCAGCCGGAGCCCGGGCCGACCGACAGCCGCTGGATCGTGGCCCCCGACAGCGGGGAGCCCTGGCTGCCGGGGGCGGGCGTGCTGCTCTGGGCGTGCGTGCGGGCCGCGCGCGGCACCGAACCGGCCCGCGCAACGCGCCCAGCGGAGCCGCACAGCCACGCGGTGGAGCCGCGCGGCCTCGGGACCCGCCTGCCGGAGCCGACCGGCACCAGGGAGCCGCTGGCCCCGCGCCCCGGCCTGCTGCGCCCGCTGTCGCCGGCCTGA
- a CDS encoding AAA family ATPase — MTSTVSFADTAAATDPGAAADAAVAAILDATVRPVPGAPRGVVVDSPPGAGKSTLVVRAAQELVGAGERLMIVAQTNSQVDDLVDRLALKAPELTIGRLHAADTLPTAEAVRHPNVTASAKPGDLLELDVVVSTAAKWQWVRDVEPWRHAIVDEAYQMRSDALLAVARLFERALFVGDPGQLDPFTVIGTEQWSGLSHDPSNSAVVTLLAHNPAIRPHRLPVSWRLPASAAPLVSEAFYPYTPFRSGTGPGDRLLLPGARADGSAVDAAIDEAAEYGWALLELPARYTVRTDPQAVAAVAATVRRLLDRGVLAVSEQGRRPLTADRIAVGTAHRDQAAAVRAALLELGVPVDATAGPAVAVDTANRLQGREYDVTVVLHPLSGRHDATAFHLETGRLCVLASRHRHACIVVARAGIAELLDEHPATEPVQLGSAMRIPQGWEERIGGEVIPLLERVGAQFPDGWEANHRVLAELAEHRVRL, encoded by the coding sequence ATGACCAGCACTGTGAGCTTTGCCGACACCGCCGCCGCGACCGATCCGGGCGCCGCCGCCGATGCCGCCGTGGCGGCGATCCTGGATGCCACGGTGCGCCCCGTGCCCGGCGCCCCGCGCGGCGTGGTGGTCGACTCCCCGCCGGGCGCCGGCAAGTCGACCCTGGTGGTGCGGGCCGCGCAGGAGCTGGTCGGCGCCGGCGAGCGGCTGATGATCGTCGCCCAGACCAACAGCCAGGTGGACGACCTGGTCGACCGACTGGCGCTCAAGGCACCGGAGTTGACGATCGGCCGGCTGCACGCCGCGGACACCCTGCCCACCGCCGAGGCGGTGCGGCATCCCAATGTGACCGCCTCCGCCAAGCCGGGCGACCTGCTGGAGCTGGACGTGGTGGTCTCCACCGCCGCCAAGTGGCAGTGGGTGCGGGACGTCGAGCCGTGGCGGCACGCGATCGTGGACGAGGCCTACCAGATGCGCTCGGACGCCCTGCTGGCCGTGGCCCGGCTCTTCGAGCGCGCCCTGTTCGTCGGCGATCCGGGCCAGCTGGACCCGTTCACCGTGATCGGCACCGAGCAGTGGAGCGGCCTGAGCCACGATCCGTCGAACAGCGCGGTGGTCACCCTGCTGGCCCACAATCCGGCGATCCGGCCGCACCGGTTGCCGGTCTCCTGGCGGCTGCCGGCCTCGGCGGCGCCGCTGGTGTCGGAGGCCTTCTATCCGTACACGCCGTTCCGGTCCGGCACCGGGCCCGGTGACCGGCTGCTGCTCCCGGGTGCACGGGCGGACGGTTCGGCGGTGGACGCGGCGATCGACGAGGCCGCCGAGTACGGCTGGGCGCTGCTGGAGCTGCCCGCCCGGTACACCGTGCGCACCGACCCGCAGGCGGTGGCGGCCGTGGCGGCGACGGTCCGCCGACTGCTGGACCGCGGTGTGCTGGCGGTCTCCGAGCAGGGCCGCCGACCGCTGACCGCCGACCGGATCGCGGTCGGCACGGCCCACCGCGACCAGGCCGCGGCGGTGCGGGCCGCGCTGCTGGAGCTGGGCGTGCCGGTGGACGCGACGGCCGGTCCGGCCGTCGCGGTGGACACCGCCAACCGGCTGCAGGGCCGCGAGTACGACGTCACGGTGGTGCTGCACCCGCTCTCCGGGCGGCATGACGCGACCGCCTTCCATCTGGAGACCGGGCGCCTGTGCGTGCTGGCCTCCCGGCACCGGCACGCCTGCATCGTGGTGGCCCGGGCCGGGATCGCGGAGCTGCTGGACGAGCATCCGGCCACCGAACCGGTGCAGCTGGGCAGTGCGATGCGGATCCCGCAGGGCTGGGAGGAGCGGATCGGCGGCGAGGTGATCCCGCTGCTCGAGCGGGTCGGCGCCCAGTTCCCGGACGGCTGGGAGGCCAACCACCGGGTGCTGGCGGAGCTGGCCGAGCACCGGGTGCGGCTCTGA